A stretch of Cupriavidus necator DNA encodes these proteins:
- the sodB gene encoding superoxide dismutase [Fe], whose translation MEHKLPPLPYAHDALAPHISKETLEFHHDKHHQTYVTNLNNLIKGTEFENSTLEEIVKKSSGGIFNNAAQVWNHTFYWDSMKPNGGGQPTGALADAINAKWGSFDKFKEEFTKTAVGTFGSGWAWLVKKADGSLDLVSTSNAATPLTTDAKALLTCDVWEHAYYIDYRNARPKYVEAFWNVVNWDFAGKNFAG comes from the coding sequence ATGGAACACAAGCTCCCCCCGCTGCCGTACGCGCATGATGCCCTGGCTCCGCATATCTCCAAGGAGACGCTGGAGTTCCATCATGACAAGCACCACCAGACCTACGTCACCAACCTGAACAACCTCATCAAGGGCACCGAGTTCGAGAACTCGACCCTGGAAGAGATCGTCAAGAAGTCGTCGGGCGGTATCTTCAACAACGCTGCCCAGGTGTGGAACCACACCTTCTACTGGGATTCGATGAAGCCCAACGGCGGCGGCCAGCCGACCGGCGCGCTGGCTGATGCCATCAACGCCAAGTGGGGCTCGTTCGACAAGTTCAAGGAAGAGTTCACCAAGACCGCCGTGGGCACCTTCGGTTCGGGTTGGGCCTGGCTGGTCAAGAAGGCCGACGGCTCGCTGGACCTGGTCTCGACCTCCAACGCCGCCACCCCGCTGACCACCGACGCCAAGGCGCTGCTGACCTGCGACGTGTGGGAACACGCCTACTACATCGACTACCGCAATGCCCGCCCGAAGTACGTCGAGGCATTCTGGAATGTCGTGAACTGGGACTTCGCCGGCAAGAATTTCGCTGGCTGA
- the xseA gene encoding exodeoxyribonuclease VII large subunit — protein sequence MPDLPNFSRDPSSTAPRSGRDVIPVGELNHTIARLLERSFPLAWVRGEISNFTRAASGHWYFSLKDARAQIRCVMFRGRNQHVDFQPREGEAVEVRAVVTMYEARGEVQLGVEAMRRAGLGNLYEAFLRLKEKLAQAGLFAPERKRPVPAHPRTIGVVTSLQAAALRDVLTTLRRRAPHVPVLVYPVPVQGAGAAQKIADMLDAASARRECDVLILCRGGGSIEDLWSFNEEVVAQAIARCALPVISGVGHETDFTIADFVADVRAPTPTGAAELVSPDRAHLLAQAMRARDALTQCMRRGLDLRAQHLDWLARRVRSPQAQLQERRARVDNLARHLRSALRDTVVSQRHRQQLLAMRWSACRPDASAAHADVARLWQRLQAAAVRQHERAGQRLARSAGALELLAPQRTLERGYAVLLDQRGRALRSPAEIRAGSVVEAHLAKGVADLAIAGVQAKLPDF from the coding sequence ATGCCAGACTTGCCGAATTTTTCGCGTGACCCTTCCTCCACCGCGCCGCGCAGCGGCCGCGATGTCATCCCTGTCGGTGAGCTGAACCACACAATCGCCAGGCTGCTTGAACGCAGTTTTCCGCTGGCCTGGGTGCGCGGCGAGATTTCCAATTTCACGCGCGCCGCCAGCGGGCATTGGTATTTCTCGCTCAAGGATGCACGCGCGCAGATCCGCTGCGTGATGTTCCGCGGGCGCAACCAGCATGTCGACTTCCAGCCGCGCGAGGGCGAAGCGGTGGAGGTGCGCGCCGTGGTCACCATGTATGAGGCGCGCGGCGAGGTGCAGTTGGGCGTGGAGGCAATGCGCCGGGCCGGGCTGGGCAACCTGTACGAAGCCTTCCTGCGCCTGAAGGAAAAGCTGGCGCAGGCGGGGCTGTTCGCGCCGGAGCGCAAGCGCCCGGTGCCGGCGCATCCTCGCACCATCGGCGTGGTCACCTCGCTGCAGGCGGCGGCGCTGCGCGATGTGCTGACCACCTTGCGCCGGCGCGCGCCGCATGTGCCGGTGCTGGTCTATCCGGTACCGGTGCAGGGCGCGGGCGCGGCGCAGAAGATCGCCGACATGCTCGATGCGGCCAGCGCGCGGCGCGAGTGCGACGTGCTGATCCTGTGCCGCGGCGGGGGCAGCATCGAAGACCTGTGGTCGTTCAACGAAGAGGTGGTGGCGCAGGCGATTGCGCGCTGCGCGCTGCCGGTCATCTCCGGAGTGGGCCACGAAACCGACTTCACCATCGCCGACTTTGTCGCCGATGTGCGTGCGCCCACGCCGACCGGCGCGGCCGAGCTGGTCAGCCCGGATCGCGCGCACCTGCTGGCACAGGCGATGCGTGCGCGCGACGCGCTCACGCAGTGCATGCGGCGCGGGCTGGACCTGCGCGCGCAGCACCTGGACTGGCTGGCGCGGCGAGTGCGCAGCCCGCAGGCGCAGCTGCAGGAGCGGCGCGCGCGCGTCGACAATCTGGCGCGACACTTGCGCTCGGCATTGCGCGACACGGTGGTGTCGCAGCGCCACCGCCAGCAATTGCTGGCGATGCGCTGGAGCGCGTGCCGTCCCGATGCCAGCGCCGCCCATGCCGACGTGGCCCGCCTGTGGCAACGCCTGCAGGCCGCCGCCGTGCGCCAGCACGAGCGCGCCGGCCAGCGCCTGGCGCGCAGCGCCGGCGCGCTTGAGTTGCTGGCGCCGCAGCGTACGCTGGAACGCGGCTATGCGGTGCTGCTGGACCAGCGCGGACGCGCGCTGCGCTCGCCCGCCGAGATCCGCGCGGGCAGCGTGGTCGAAGCGCACCTGGCCAAGGGCGTGGCCGACCTGGCGATTGCCGGCGTGCAGGCCAAGCTGCCGGATTTCTGA
- a CDS encoding ExbD/TolR family protein, which yields MHFRSRQRREEPEINLIPLIDVLLVILIFLMITTTYSRFTELQIQLPTADAERAQQRPQEIVVSVSSRGVYSVNRQVMEQKDVTSLADQLRAASGTNSGGQPPVVIVNADAQASHQAVINVMEAARLAGLSRLTFATQSAQPR from the coding sequence ATGCACTTCCGTTCCCGCCAGCGGCGCGAAGAGCCGGAGATCAACCTGATCCCGCTGATCGACGTGCTGCTCGTGATCCTGATCTTCCTGATGATCACGACCACCTACTCGCGCTTTACCGAGCTGCAGATCCAGCTGCCCACCGCCGACGCCGAGCGCGCCCAGCAGCGGCCGCAGGAGATCGTGGTGTCGGTGTCATCGCGCGGGGTCTACTCCGTCAACAGGCAGGTGATGGAGCAGAAGGACGTCACCAGCCTGGCCGACCAGTTGCGCGCCGCCTCGGGCACCAACTCCGGTGGCCAGCCGCCGGTGGTGATCGTCAATGCCGACGCACAGGCCAGCCACCAGGCCGTGATCAACGTGATGGAGGCCGCGCGGCTGGCCGGGCTGTCGCGCCTGACCTTCGCCACGCAGAGCGCGCAGCCGCGCTGA
- a CDS encoding 3-hydroxyacyl-CoA dehydrogenase, translating into MQIQGNVFIVTGGASGLGAGTARMLAEAGARVVIADLNESAGQALATELGGQFVRCDVTSEADGQAVVAAAQALGRLSGIVNCAGIATANKTVGKNGPHPLEAFDKTIRINLVGTFNMIRLAAAAMVQNTPDSEGERGVIINTASVAAFDGQIGQAAYAASKGGVVAMTLAIARDLSRDGVRCMTIAPGIFETPMLLGMPQEVQDALGRMVPFPPRLGRPAEYAKLARSIIENTMLNGEVIRLDGAIRMQPK; encoded by the coding sequence ATGCAAATCCAAGGCAACGTATTCATCGTCACCGGCGGCGCCTCGGGCCTGGGTGCAGGCACCGCCCGCATGCTGGCCGAAGCCGGCGCCAGGGTCGTGATCGCCGACCTGAACGAGTCCGCCGGCCAGGCACTGGCAACTGAACTGGGCGGCCAGTTCGTCCGCTGTGACGTCACCTCCGAAGCCGACGGCCAGGCCGTGGTAGCGGCCGCCCAGGCACTGGGCCGGCTCTCCGGCATCGTCAACTGCGCCGGCATCGCCACCGCCAACAAGACCGTCGGCAAGAACGGCCCGCATCCGCTGGAAGCCTTCGACAAGACCATCCGCATCAACCTGGTCGGCACCTTCAACATGATCCGCCTGGCCGCCGCAGCCATGGTGCAAAACACCCCCGACAGCGAAGGCGAGCGCGGCGTGATTATCAATACTGCCTCGGTGGCGGCCTTTGACGGCCAGATCGGACAGGCCGCCTATGCCGCATCCAAGGGCGGCGTGGTGGCGATGACGCTGGCGATCGCGCGCGACCTGTCGCGCGACGGCGTGCGCTGCATGACCATCGCCCCCGGCATCTTCGAAACGCCGATGCTGCTGGGCATGCCGCAGGAAGTGCAGGACGCGCTCGGCAGGATGGTGCCGTTCCCGCCGCGCCTGGGCCGCCCGGCTGAATACGCCAAGCTGGCCCGCTCGATCATCGAGAACACCATGCTCAATGGCGAAGTAATCCGCCTGGACGGCGCGATCCGGATGCAGCCCAAGTAA
- a CDS encoding class I SAM-dependent methyltransferase, translating into MQQQELVAAQFGATASAYLTSAVHASGADLQQLKDELAALIPAANRPRSRVLDLGCGAGHASFAAAAIAGEVTAYDLSADMLAVVEAAARERGLANIRTRQGAAEQLPFDDASFCAVVSRMSAHHWRDVPSALAEIRRVLKPGGKVVLIDIAGAPDPLRDTWLQSVELLRDPSHVRDYTPAGWQSMFEAAGFGADGIAVSDIWRIGIEFDSWVRRMRTAPVAVEAIRHLWQMAPAEVRAHYRVQADGSFELEAVMVTAR; encoded by the coding sequence ATGCAACAGCAGGAACTCGTCGCCGCCCAGTTCGGCGCCACCGCCAGCGCCTACCTCACCAGCGCCGTCCACGCCAGCGGCGCGGACCTGCAGCAACTGAAAGACGAACTGGCCGCGCTGATCCCCGCAGCCAACCGCCCGCGCAGCCGCGTGCTGGACCTGGGCTGCGGCGCGGGCCATGCCAGCTTCGCCGCGGCAGCGATTGCGGGCGAAGTGACGGCTTACGATCTGTCGGCGGACATGCTGGCTGTGGTCGAGGCCGCGGCGCGCGAGCGCGGGCTGGCCAATATCCGCACGCGCCAGGGCGCTGCCGAGCAGCTGCCGTTCGACGATGCCAGCTTCTGCGCGGTGGTCTCGCGCATGAGCGCGCACCACTGGCGCGACGTCCCGTCGGCACTGGCCGAGATCCGGCGGGTGCTCAAGCCCGGCGGCAAAGTGGTGCTGATCGATATTGCCGGTGCGCCGGATCCGCTGCGCGATACCTGGCTGCAATCGGTGGAACTGCTGCGCGATCCCTCGCACGTGCGCGATTACACGCCGGCGGGGTGGCAGTCGATGTTCGAGGCGGCAGGCTTTGGCGCCGATGGCATCGCCGTATCGGACATCTGGCGCATCGGCATCGAGTTCGACAGCTGGGTCAGGCGCATGCGCACCGCGCCGGTGGCCGTGGAGGCCATCCGCCACCTGTGGCAGATGGCGCCTGCGGAAGTGCGCGCGCACTATCGCGTACAGGCCGACGGCAGCTTTGAACTGGAAGCGGTGATGGTCACCGCGCGTTGA
- a CDS encoding Trm112 family protein codes for MDNRLLEILVCPLCKGKLEYDRAAQELICHADKLAYPIRDGIPVMLADEARQSVPGRAVNPDGPASGN; via the coding sequence ATGGACAACCGGCTGCTTGAAATCCTGGTCTGCCCGCTGTGCAAGGGCAAGCTGGAATACGACCGCGCCGCGCAGGAGCTGATCTGCCACGCCGACAAGCTGGCGTACCCGATCCGCGACGGCATCCCCGTGATGCTGGCCGACGAGGCCCGCCAGTCGGTGCCGGGCCGCGCGGTCAACCCGGACGGCCCTGCCTCCGGCAACTGA
- a CDS encoding LysR family transcriptional regulator: protein MNYTLRQLRVFLAVANTGGFSRAADVVGLTQPAVSRGVAELEEALGVRLLDRTTREVVLTEAGHALAPALERLLGQLDDTLEETRQLGERYRGRVVIAGAPTISARLMPLYVAACAAQYPEIRLTVRDNVQADGLEQVRAGAVDFGVLIDPLVRDGLVVEPVATDPFCFVCRRDHPLAQSPSVPWAALHGMQLVLLDFASGSRPLIDRVFGRHGVVPLVVQELGHSASVFGMVEAGIGASVLPSFSLPLPAASPLVWRPLVPCEERSIVMVRREDRSLSPAAAAVWDLVRRLTVRAEAPAMSAAA, encoded by the coding sequence ATGAATTACACACTGCGCCAGTTGCGCGTCTTCCTGGCCGTGGCCAATACCGGCGGCTTCAGCCGGGCCGCCGATGTGGTCGGCCTGACCCAGCCTGCGGTCAGCCGCGGCGTGGCTGAGCTGGAAGAGGCACTTGGCGTGCGCCTGCTGGACCGCACCACGCGCGAGGTGGTGCTGACCGAGGCCGGCCACGCGCTGGCGCCAGCGCTGGAGCGGCTGCTCGGGCAGCTCGACGACACGCTGGAAGAGACGCGCCAGCTTGGTGAACGCTATCGCGGTCGCGTAGTGATAGCTGGTGCGCCGACGATCTCGGCCCGGCTGATGCCGCTGTACGTGGCCGCCTGCGCCGCCCAGTACCCCGAGATCCGCCTGACCGTGCGTGACAACGTGCAGGCCGACGGCCTGGAGCAGGTGCGCGCCGGCGCCGTGGACTTTGGCGTGCTGATCGATCCGCTGGTGCGCGACGGGCTGGTGGTGGAGCCGGTGGCGACCGACCCGTTCTGCTTTGTCTGCCGGCGCGACCATCCGCTGGCGCAGTCGCCTTCGGTGCCATGGGCGGCGCTGCATGGAATGCAACTGGTGCTGCTGGACTTTGCCTCCGGCAGCCGGCCGCTGATCGACCGCGTGTTCGGCCGGCATGGCGTGGTGCCGCTGGTGGTGCAGGAGCTGGGCCACTCGGCGAGCGTGTTCGGCATGGTCGAGGCCGGCATCGGCGCATCGGTGCTGCCGTCGTTCTCGCTGCCGCTGCCGGCGGCGTCGCCGCTGGTGTGGCGCCCGCTGGTGCCGTGCGAGGAGCGCAGCATCGTCATGGTCCGGCGCGAGGACCGTTCACTGTCGCCGGCCGCGGCGGCGGTGTGGGACCTGGTGCGCCGCCTGACCGTGCGCGCCGAGGCGCCCGCAATGAGCGCCGCGGCCTGA
- a CDS encoding MotA/TolQ/ExbB proton channel family protein: MFSIIQAAGWPIWPLLLASVIALALIVERFLTLKRSRVLPARLYEEALAAAQQRRATPEVVNTLEQNSPLGRVLAAGLRHVVLQPHTSRDAAKDVVEEAGRVVAHELERYLNALGTIASVAPLMGLLGTVIGMIEIFGSQGGTGASPEQLAHGISVALYNTAFGLIVAIPALIFWRYFRRRVDDYVAELEFRATSFLDAILPQRRA; encoded by the coding sequence TTGTTTTCCATCATTCAAGCGGCCGGCTGGCCGATCTGGCCGCTGTTGCTCGCCTCGGTCATCGCGCTGGCGCTGATCGTCGAACGTTTTCTTACCCTCAAGCGCAGCAGGGTCCTGCCCGCCAGGCTCTATGAAGAGGCGCTGGCGGCCGCGCAGCAGCGCCGCGCCACGCCGGAAGTGGTCAACACGCTTGAGCAGAACTCGCCGCTGGGCCGGGTGCTGGCCGCCGGGCTGCGCCACGTGGTGCTGCAGCCGCACACCTCGCGCGATGCCGCCAAGGACGTGGTGGAGGAAGCCGGCCGCGTGGTCGCGCATGAGCTCGAGCGCTACCTGAACGCACTCGGCACGATCGCCTCGGTGGCGCCGCTGATGGGCCTGCTGGGCACGGTGATCGGCATGATCGAGATCTTCGGCAGCCAGGGCGGCACCGGCGCCAGCCCTGAACAGCTGGCGCACGGCATCTCGGTGGCGCTGTACAACACCGCCTTCGGCCTGATCGTGGCAATCCCGGCGCTGATCTTCTGGCGCTACTTCCGCCGGCGCGTGGATGACTACGTGGCCGAGCTGGAATTCCGCGCCACGTCGTTCCTCGACGCGATCCTGCCGCAGCGCCGCGCCTGA
- a CDS encoding helix-turn-helix domain-containing protein, translating into MPLSADPAVVPSASPSSRESVLGAFLRAHRERLAPADVGLAPGRRRRTPGLRREEVAQLAGLSATWVTWLEQGRPVSLSARALASLAAALRLSRAERAYLFELAGRRDPQQAADETVPPVVLASVHAIGGPAYLLDRQWTALAWNDAAADLFIGWLDAASAERNLLRAMFVSPGLMALVEDWPHRAARLVAEFRAHSIRHADEAPTRTLIEGLMAESAAFRDAWLSQDVEDREGGRRGFHHPQQGALQFEQLTLVPAAAPGLMLVMLLPG; encoded by the coding sequence ATGCCCTTGTCTGCCGATCCCGCTGTTGTCCCGTCTGCATCGCCATCGTCGCGCGAATCCGTGCTGGGCGCTTTCCTGCGTGCGCACCGTGAACGGCTGGCGCCGGCCGATGTCGGGCTCGCACCGGGCCGGCGCCGCCGCACCCCCGGCCTGCGCCGCGAGGAAGTCGCGCAATTGGCGGGCTTGAGCGCGACCTGGGTGACGTGGCTGGAGCAGGGGCGGCCGGTATCGCTGTCGGCACGCGCGCTGGCCAGCCTGGCTGCCGCGCTGCGGCTGTCGCGCGCCGAGCGCGCCTACCTGTTCGAACTGGCGGGCCGCCGCGACCCGCAGCAGGCCGCGGACGAAACCGTGCCGCCGGTGGTGCTGGCCAGCGTGCATGCCATCGGCGGGCCGGCCTACCTGCTCGACCGGCAATGGACCGCGCTGGCCTGGAACGACGCCGCCGCGGACCTGTTTATCGGCTGGCTCGATGCCGCCAGCGCCGAGCGCAACCTGCTGCGCGCGATGTTCGTGTCGCCGGGGCTGATGGCGCTGGTGGAAGACTGGCCGCACCGCGCGGCACGGCTGGTGGCGGAATTCCGCGCGCACAGCATCCGCCATGCGGACGAGGCGCCGACGCGTACGTTGATCGAGGGGCTGATGGCTGAGAGCGCGGCCTTCCGCGATGCCTGGTTGTCGCAGGACGTGGAAGACCGCGAGGGCGGCCGCCGCGGCTTTCACCATCCGCAGCAGGGCGCGCTGCAGTTCGAGCAGCTGACGCTGGTGCCGGCGGCGGCGCCCGGTTTGATGCTGGTAATGCTGCTGCCCGGCTGA
- the kdsB gene encoding 3-deoxy-manno-octulosonate cytidylyltransferase codes for MTVPAFTVVIPARLASTRLPDKPLADIGGRPMIVRVAERAHASSAQRTVVATDAPAVAQACAAHGIEAVLTRADHPSGTDRLSEVAAQLGLADDAIVVNVQGDEPLIEPSLIDEVALHLAHHADCAIATAAHPLQDIAEVFNPNVVKVVCDAAGRALYFSRAPIPWARDAWSGVPAVPAALAQVPLPGMPVLRHIGLYAYRAGFLRRFPTLAAAPLEQTEALEQLRAMWHGERIAVLQTSAAPAPGVDTPADLERVRALWAQSMAQEGP; via the coding sequence ATGACCGTCCCTGCGTTCACTGTTGTCATTCCCGCGCGGCTCGCTTCGACGCGCTTGCCTGACAAGCCCCTGGCCGATATCGGCGGGCGTCCGATGATCGTGCGCGTGGCCGAACGCGCGCATGCGTCGTCGGCGCAGCGCACCGTGGTCGCCACCGATGCGCCCGCGGTGGCGCAGGCCTGCGCCGCGCACGGCATCGAAGCCGTGCTGACCCGCGCCGACCACCCTTCCGGCACCGACCGCCTGTCTGAAGTGGCCGCCCAGCTGGGGCTGGCCGACGACGCCATCGTGGTCAATGTGCAGGGCGACGAGCCGCTGATCGAACCGTCGCTGATCGACGAGGTGGCGCTGCACCTGGCGCACCACGCCGACTGCGCCATCGCCACCGCGGCGCATCCGCTGCAGGACATCGCCGAAGTCTTCAATCCCAATGTGGTCAAGGTGGTATGCGACGCCGCCGGCCGCGCACTGTACTTCTCGCGCGCACCGATCCCGTGGGCGCGCGATGCCTGGTCGGGCGTGCCGGCCGTGCCCGCGGCGCTGGCACAGGTGCCGCTGCCCGGCATGCCGGTGCTGCGCCATATCGGGCTGTACGCCTATCGGGCGGGCTTCCTGCGCCGCTTCCCGACGCTGGCGGCGGCGCCGCTGGAGCAGACCGAGGCGCTGGAGCAACTGCGCGCCATGTGGCATGGCGAGCGCATTGCGGTGCTGCAGACCAGCGCCGCGCCGGCCCCCGGGGTCGACACCCCGGCCGACCTGGAACGGGTGCGCGCGCTGTGGGCGCAGTCGATGGCCCAGGAAGGGCCCTGA
- the adk gene encoding adenylate kinase, with amino-acid sequence MRLILLGAPGAGKGTQAKFICEKFGIPQISTGDMLRAAVKAGTPLGVEAKKVMDAGGLVSDDIIIGLVKDRLKEDDCKNGYLFDGFPRTIPQAEAMKEAGVAIDYVLEIDVPFDAIIERMSGRRVHVASGRTYHVKYNPPKTEGVDDETGEALIQRDDDKEETVKKRLDVYSQQTRPLVDYYSEWAAKGDASAKVAPPQYRKILGVGNVDEITARVFEALK; translated from the coding sequence ATGCGTTTGATCCTGTTGGGTGCGCCCGGCGCCGGCAAAGGCACGCAAGCCAAGTTCATCTGCGAGAAGTTCGGCATTCCGCAAATCTCCACGGGCGACATGCTGCGCGCCGCGGTAAAGGCCGGCACCCCGCTGGGCGTAGAAGCCAAGAAGGTCATGGACGCGGGCGGACTGGTGTCGGACGACATCATCATCGGCCTGGTGAAAGACCGCCTCAAGGAAGACGACTGCAAGAACGGCTACCTGTTCGACGGCTTCCCGCGCACCATTCCGCAGGCCGAGGCGATGAAGGAAGCGGGCGTGGCAATCGACTACGTGCTGGAAATCGACGTGCCGTTCGACGCCATCATCGAGCGCATGAGCGGCCGCCGCGTGCACGTGGCCTCGGGCCGCACCTACCACGTCAAGTACAACCCGCCCAAGACCGAGGGCGTGGACGACGAGACCGGCGAGGCGCTGATCCAGCGTGACGATGACAAGGAAGAGACGGTCAAGAAGCGTCTTGATGTCTATTCGCAGCAGACGCGTCCGCTGGTGGATTACTACTCGGAGTGGGCTGCCAAGGGAGATGCCTCGGCCAAGGTGGCGCCGCCTCAGTATCGGAAGATCCTGGGGGTGGGTAATGTCGATGAGATTACTGCGCGGGTGTTTGAGGCGTTGAAGTAA
- a CDS encoding bile acid:sodium symporter family protein: MSRIVRKLKKLYDLIDRFVLVMLTAIAIALAAPEIGAGDGPLHLGVVTSLGVALVFFLHGAALSRDKLVSGAKHWRLHVFVQTFTYVVFPVVGVLLMLSLRNTLPPDLLLGVFFLCALPSTVSSSVAMTSMARGNVSGAIFNATISGLIGMLVTPLLMGLVISASGASMPLGKALTGVALQLLLPFALGQMLRPLIGSWLAKKKHITNKIDRGVIVLIVYSSFCDATAQGLWHQYQWQTIGAVMLIAAVLLFVVLGFTTLTARRLGFSVEDEITAVFCGSKKSLANGIPMAKILFAGHPALGLLVLPLMVYHQLQLIVCSVIASRYADRDALQEDQAAARA, translated from the coding sequence ATGTCTCGCATTGTCCGCAAGCTCAAGAAACTTTATGACCTGATCGACCGCTTCGTTCTCGTCATGTTGACGGCCATCGCCATTGCGCTGGCCGCCCCTGAAATCGGCGCCGGCGACGGCCCGCTGCACCTGGGCGTGGTGACCAGCCTGGGCGTGGCGCTGGTGTTCTTCCTGCACGGCGCGGCGCTCTCGCGCGACAAGCTGGTGTCGGGTGCCAAGCACTGGCGCCTGCATGTGTTCGTGCAGACCTTCACCTACGTGGTGTTCCCGGTGGTGGGCGTGCTGCTGATGCTGTCGCTGCGCAATACGCTGCCGCCGGACCTGCTGCTGGGCGTGTTCTTCCTGTGCGCGCTGCCGTCGACGGTATCGTCGTCGGTGGCCATGACCTCGATGGCGCGCGGCAATGTGTCCGGAGCGATCTTCAACGCCACCATCTCGGGCCTGATCGGCATGCTGGTCACGCCGCTGCTGATGGGGCTGGTGATCAGCGCCAGCGGCGCCTCGATGCCGCTGGGCAAGGCGCTCACCGGCGTGGCGCTGCAACTGCTGCTGCCGTTCGCGCTGGGGCAGATGCTGCGTCCGCTGATCGGCAGCTGGCTGGCGAAAAAGAAGCACATCACCAACAAGATCGACCGCGGCGTGATCGTGCTGATCGTCTATTCCTCATTCTGCGATGCCACCGCCCAGGGCCTGTGGCACCAGTACCAGTGGCAGACCATCGGCGCAGTGATGCTGATCGCCGCGGTGCTGCTGTTCGTGGTGCTGGGCTTTACCACGCTGACCGCGCGCCGCCTTGGCTTCTCTGTCGAGGACGAGATCACGGCGGTGTTCTGCGGCTCCAAGAAGAGCCTGGCCAACGGCATCCCGATGGCCAAGATCCTGTTTGCCGGCCATCCGGCGCTGGGCCTGCTGGTGCTGCCGCTGATGGTCTATCACCAGCTGCAGCTGATCGTGTGCTCGGTGATCGCGTCGCGCTATGCCGACCGCGATGCCTTGCAGGAGGACCAGGCCGCGGCGCGGGCCTGA
- the lpxK gene encoding tetraacyldisaccharide 4'-kinase, whose amino-acid sequence MPVPRHALADFVTAQWQRRGWFAWAMLPFSLLFGLIARVRRHGYQRGWFKSTRLPMPVVVVGNVTVGGTGKTPAVIALAQALTEAGLRPGVVSRGYGVELKHPRRVKPTSKASDVGDEPLLIARATDVPVWVFPDRALCAQTMLVSHPGVNVLLLDDGLQHYKLQRDFEIVMFDSRMGGNGLLLPAGPLREPLSRPRDATLINDPNFRATPDRPGMYGMRLELDDAWQLADPTMARPVSAFAGRRVLAAAGIGNPERFFASLRGAGLTPKTLPLPDHYDFVADPFVDHPDALDADVILITEKDAVKCERFDDPRIWVVPTRPVIDAGLIEKIRRAVLAQIKPAPTAPATTPGAAGRNEEHRDGQPAA is encoded by the coding sequence ATGCCCGTTCCCCGACATGCCCTTGCCGACTTCGTGACCGCCCAGTGGCAACGCCGCGGCTGGTTCGCGTGGGCGATGCTGCCGTTCTCGCTGCTGTTCGGGCTGATCGCGCGGGTGCGCCGCCATGGCTACCAGCGCGGCTGGTTCAAGTCGACGCGGCTGCCGATGCCGGTGGTGGTGGTCGGCAACGTGACCGTGGGCGGCACCGGCAAGACGCCGGCGGTGATCGCGCTGGCACAAGCGCTGACCGAGGCGGGACTGCGCCCCGGCGTGGTGTCGCGCGGCTACGGCGTGGAACTCAAGCACCCGCGCCGCGTGAAGCCGACATCAAAGGCGTCCGACGTAGGCGATGAGCCGCTCCTGATTGCGCGCGCCACCGACGTGCCGGTCTGGGTCTTCCCCGACCGCGCGCTGTGCGCGCAGACCATGCTGGTATCGCACCCGGGCGTCAATGTGCTGCTGCTCGACGATGGCCTGCAGCACTACAAGCTGCAGCGCGACTTCGAGATCGTGATGTTCGACTCGCGCATGGGCGGCAACGGCCTGCTGCTGCCGGCCGGCCCGCTGCGCGAGCCGCTTTCGCGCCCGCGCGACGCGACCCTGATCAACGACCCCAACTTCCGCGCCACGCCCGACCGCCCCGGCATGTACGGCATGCGGCTGGAGCTGGACGATGCCTGGCAGCTTGCCGACCCCACCATGGCGCGGCCGGTCAGCGCCTTTGCCGGCCGGCGCGTGCTGGCCGCGGCCGGCATCGGCAACCCCGAGCGCTTCTTCGCCAGCCTGCGCGGCGCGGGCCTGACACCGAAGACGCTGCCGCTGCCGGACCACTATGACTTTGTCGCCGACCCGTTCGTCGACCATCCCGACGCGCTCGACGCCGACGTGATCCTGATCACCGAGAAGGATGCCGTAAAATGCGAGCGCTTCGACGACCCCCGCATCTGGGTCGTCCCCACCAGGCCCGTGATCGATGCCGGCCTGATCGAAAAAATCCGCCGCGCCGTGCTGGCGCAAATCAAACCCGCGCCGACCGCGCCGGCGACCACGCCCGGCGCCGCAGGGCGCAACGAGGAACACCGAGATGGACAACCGGCTGCTTGA